A single genomic interval of Aureliella helgolandensis harbors:
- a CDS encoding shikimate kinase, translated as MHIYLIGYRGCGKSTVGRGLAAELGREVVDTDDLIEQAAGRSIAEIFASEGEAGFRDRESQAIASVASSSATSPAVVALGGGAVLRQSNREVLSRTGQCIWLQGDPQLLYARIVGDAHSGDRRPDLTDQGGYAEVVEILAIREPIYRQLAQRIVNTDGKTPDEVKAEILLWVNSPA; from the coding sequence ATGCATATCTATTTGATTGGCTATCGAGGTTGCGGCAAATCGACGGTCGGGCGTGGCTTGGCGGCTGAGCTTGGCCGTGAGGTTGTAGATACCGACGACTTGATCGAGCAAGCGGCGGGACGCTCCATTGCGGAGATTTTCGCTAGCGAGGGGGAGGCTGGATTTAGAGATCGCGAGTCGCAAGCGATCGCGAGTGTTGCCAGCTCCAGCGCTACCTCCCCGGCAGTGGTGGCACTCGGTGGTGGTGCGGTTCTGCGCCAATCGAATCGAGAGGTCTTGTCCCGCACGGGGCAGTGCATCTGGCTGCAAGGGGATCCGCAATTGTTGTATGCGCGGATTGTAGGAGATGCCCATTCTGGAGACCGACGACCCGACTTGACCGATCAGGGGGGTTATGCGGAAGTTGTTGAGATTTTGGCGATCCGAGAACCCATTTATCGTCAGTTGGCCCAAAGGATTGTAAATACGGACGGTAAAACACCCGATGAGGTTAAGGCTGAGATTTTGCTTTGGGTAAATTCTCCGGCCTAG
- a CDS encoding prepilin peptidase, with the protein MLSGFIALPLPARIACVALIAILAARFANWAIYNWAYHRRALGPWSKPPQGAAARSWADHLPGWGWWRLRRESSTCSGRFWLRPLLLELLFPVASAWYYHFYISGGALGLKPAALGISPEQLHWQFAGHFVLLWLMTVATFIDFDEQSIPDYVTVPGTLIGLAGAALAPAWLPLNGRGIELQASFPDAWPASWNGTWGLMYALAIVLVWGFALLDRRWISRRGIAKGVQYFWARMFRHRTIWIPVLAITILLAGGITLAWMQQIPRWSYLLSSLMGLAFAGGVTWAVRLSASWGLQVEALGFGDVTLMAMIGTYIGWHPSLIVFFLAPLISIAFVLVRWMLTGETATPYGPYLCAATVVLLVYWNSFWIGWAEPVFQLGGIILGIVVACVVLMGVMLWIWRLVKQTLGLGGY; encoded by the coding sequence GTGCTGAGCGGATTCATCGCATTGCCCCTACCGGCGCGGATTGCCTGCGTTGCCTTGATCGCAATCTTGGCGGCCCGTTTCGCGAATTGGGCGATTTACAACTGGGCCTATCATCGTCGAGCGTTGGGGCCATGGAGCAAACCGCCTCAGGGAGCAGCTGCTCGCTCGTGGGCGGATCATTTGCCGGGCTGGGGCTGGTGGCGACTACGCCGCGAATCCTCAACTTGCAGTGGGCGATTTTGGCTGCGTCCCCTGCTGCTGGAGTTGCTGTTTCCCGTCGCCTCGGCTTGGTACTATCACTTCTATATCAGTGGCGGTGCCTTGGGGCTCAAGCCGGCCGCACTGGGGATTTCGCCAGAGCAACTCCACTGGCAATTCGCAGGACATTTCGTGCTGCTGTGGTTGATGACCGTTGCCACGTTCATCGATTTTGACGAACAATCGATCCCCGATTATGTGACGGTTCCCGGAACGCTTATCGGCCTGGCCGGCGCTGCCCTAGCTCCGGCTTGGTTGCCTCTGAACGGACGCGGGATTGAATTGCAAGCTAGCTTTCCCGATGCCTGGCCAGCCAGTTGGAATGGAACGTGGGGCTTGATGTATGCCCTGGCCATCGTGCTGGTTTGGGGCTTTGCCTTGTTAGACCGACGTTGGATTTCTCGTCGTGGAATTGCCAAGGGTGTGCAGTATTTTTGGGCCAGAATGTTCCGGCATCGCACCATTTGGATCCCTGTCCTAGCGATCACAATCTTGTTGGCGGGCGGAATCACTTTGGCTTGGATGCAGCAAATTCCTCGTTGGTCTTACCTGCTGAGCAGTCTGATGGGGTTGGCCTTTGCCGGCGGAGTGACTTGGGCGGTCCGATTATCTGCCAGCTGGGGGCTGCAAGTGGAAGCGCTCGGCTTTGGCGATGTGACCCTCATGGCCATGATCGGTACCTATATCGGCTGGCATCCAAGCCTGATCGTGTTCTTCCTGGCTCCGCTGATTTCCATCGCGTTTGTCTTGGTGAGATGGATGCTGACGGGGGAAACCGCCACGCCCTACGGCCCCTATTTGTGCGCGGCGACCGTCGTCTTGCTGGTTTACTGGAATTCGTTCTGGATTGGTTGGGCGGAGCCCGTTTTCCAACTCGGAGGAATCATCTTGGGGATTGTTGTTGCCTGTGTGGTGTTGATGGGAGTCATGTTATGGATCTGGCGGCTAGTCAAGCAGACGCTCGGCCTCGGGGGCTACTAA
- a CDS encoding MGH1-like glycoside hydrolase domain-containing protein: protein MPKTQLEEQQRLESAHGWEVNWQRWGPYLSERQWGTVREDYSANQDAWSYFPHDHARSRAYRWGEDGLLGICDRQCRLCFSFAFWNGKDPILKERFFGLTGPEGNHGEDVKECYYYLDSTPTHSYMKALYKYPQAEFPYLGLLEESRKRSRHDLEYELEDSGAFADERYFDCQIEYAKGSPNDILIRATITNRSPEVATLHVLPQWWFRNTWTWECTHEGCTPKPTMQLQDGVVRANHMTLGAWRMAADVSSDGGSPNYLFTDNETNPDLHPDVPTTSGFFKDAIHRHVVDGEPSVLNAKQRGTKVASHTIHELAPGESVVIRARMSSAEETPQEWFGAGFEQVFNARREEANAYYQSRISDQLNRAEQQVARQAYAGLLWTKQFYNYVIDAWLKGDDNYEVNTDSRRLGRNHDWPHLHNRDVISMPDKWEYPWYAAWDLAFHMLPMAEVDLEFAKSQLILFLREWYMHPNGALPAYEWALSDVNPPVHAWACWNVYQASCRAGKPDKAFLARVFQKLLLNFTWWVNRKDPDGHNIFSGGFLGLDNIGVFDRSKPLPTGGFLNQADATAWMAFFCGNMLQMAIELGEDSIAYADMASKFLEHYMEIADATNDLHGTGLWDEEDGFYYDHLQIDGQSIPLKVRSLVGLIPLCTPVILDQKKIDRLPGFKRRTEWFLKNRAELAQSINQLTVESPDGKEYVQGLRLLALPSTERLKRLLQTMLDESEFLSPYGIRSMSAKHEGEPYIFECHGAHEVVRYVPGESDSYMFGGNSNWRGPIWFPINYLLVESLRKYHQFYGDTFTLECPTGSGNVCNLAQVADAIQSRLIKIFLPEEGGRRPCHGEESRYAENSNWNELVLFYEYFHGDNGRGLGASHQTGWTALVASLLREQASDSVV from the coding sequence ATGCCCAAGACGCAATTGGAAGAGCAGCAGCGACTGGAATCGGCGCATGGATGGGAAGTGAATTGGCAGCGTTGGGGGCCTTATCTTTCTGAGCGGCAATGGGGCACTGTTCGCGAGGATTACTCGGCGAACCAGGATGCGTGGAGCTACTTTCCCCATGACCATGCGCGCAGCCGAGCTTACCGGTGGGGTGAAGATGGATTGCTAGGAATCTGCGATCGCCAGTGCCGCCTCTGCTTCTCGTTCGCGTTCTGGAATGGAAAGGACCCCATTCTCAAAGAGCGATTCTTTGGTTTGACGGGGCCCGAGGGCAACCATGGTGAAGATGTAAAGGAGTGTTATTACTATCTTGATAGCACGCCCACCCACTCCTACATGAAAGCGCTCTACAAGTATCCCCAAGCAGAATTCCCCTATTTAGGACTACTGGAAGAGAGTCGCAAACGCTCGCGACATGACTTGGAGTACGAACTGGAGGATAGCGGCGCGTTTGCGGATGAGCGGTATTTCGATTGTCAGATTGAATACGCCAAGGGGAGCCCGAATGACATCTTGATTCGAGCAACAATCACCAATCGCAGCCCCGAGGTTGCCACACTTCATGTGCTTCCTCAGTGGTGGTTTCGCAATACCTGGACGTGGGAATGCACGCACGAAGGGTGTACCCCTAAACCGACGATGCAGTTGCAGGACGGTGTCGTGCGTGCGAATCACATGACGTTAGGGGCTTGGCGGATGGCTGCGGACGTAAGTTCCGATGGTGGTTCTCCGAACTATCTCTTCACCGACAATGAGACCAATCCAGACCTCCACCCCGATGTCCCGACGACCAGTGGCTTTTTCAAGGATGCTATTCATCGGCACGTCGTCGATGGAGAACCTTCGGTGTTGAATGCCAAGCAACGCGGTACCAAGGTCGCCTCGCATACGATCCACGAACTTGCTCCTGGTGAGTCCGTCGTGATCCGTGCGCGGATGAGTTCTGCCGAAGAAACGCCGCAGGAATGGTTCGGTGCTGGTTTTGAGCAAGTCTTCAATGCTCGCCGTGAAGAGGCGAATGCCTACTATCAGTCCAGGATCAGCGATCAGCTGAATCGAGCCGAGCAGCAAGTCGCCCGGCAGGCCTATGCTGGCTTGCTGTGGACCAAGCAATTCTACAACTACGTGATCGATGCTTGGTTGAAAGGGGACGATAACTATGAGGTGAACACCGATTCTCGCCGACTTGGCCGCAACCATGATTGGCCGCATCTGCACAATCGCGATGTGATCAGCATGCCCGATAAATGGGAATACCCCTGGTATGCTGCTTGGGATCTCGCGTTCCACATGTTGCCCATGGCGGAAGTGGATTTAGAGTTCGCCAAATCGCAGCTGATCCTGTTCCTGCGGGAGTGGTACATGCACCCCAACGGGGCCTTGCCTGCCTACGAATGGGCCTTGAGCGACGTGAACCCTCCGGTGCATGCCTGGGCATGTTGGAATGTCTATCAGGCAAGTTGCCGGGCGGGTAAACCCGACAAGGCATTTCTGGCTCGAGTGTTTCAAAAGTTGTTGCTGAACTTTACTTGGTGGGTGAATCGCAAAGATCCCGACGGGCATAATATTTTCAGCGGCGGCTTCCTGGGGCTGGATAATATTGGGGTGTTCGATCGCAGCAAGCCGTTGCCTACAGGCGGTTTTTTGAATCAAGCAGATGCTACTGCTTGGATGGCTTTCTTTTGTGGCAATATGTTGCAAATGGCCATTGAATTGGGCGAAGACAGTATTGCCTACGCCGACATGGCGAGCAAATTTCTAGAACACTATATGGAAATTGCTGATGCCACCAATGATTTACACGGTACCGGACTGTGGGATGAAGAGGATGGATTCTACTACGATCACTTGCAGATTGACGGGCAATCAATTCCGCTAAAAGTTCGCTCGCTCGTGGGCTTGATTCCGCTGTGCACGCCCGTGATCCTCGATCAGAAGAAGATTGATCGACTACCTGGTTTCAAGCGTCGTACGGAATGGTTCTTAAAAAACCGTGCTGAGCTTGCTCAGAGCATCAATCAGCTTACTGTCGAGTCGCCGGACGGTAAGGAGTATGTCCAGGGCTTGCGACTGTTGGCGCTGCCCAGCACCGAGCGATTGAAGCGATTGCTGCAAACGATGTTGGATGAAAGCGAGTTTCTGTCGCCATACGGAATTCGCTCAATGTCCGCTAAGCATGAAGGGGAACCGTACATCTTCGAATGCCATGGTGCACACGAAGTGGTTCGCTACGTACCCGGTGAGAGCGATTCCTATATGTTTGGTGGAAACAGCAATTGGCGCGGGCCCATTTGGTTTCCTATCAACTATTTGTTGGTTGAATCTCTGAGAAAGTACCATCAGTTCTACGGCGATACCTTTACACTCGAATGCCCTACCGGATCGGGGAATGTCTGCAACCTCGCGCAGGTCGCGGATGCGATTCAGTCGCGCTTGATCAAGATCTTTCTTCCTGAGGAGGGCGGAAGACGGCCTTGCCATGGTGAGGAATCGAGATACGCGGAGAATTCCAATTGGAACGAGCTAGTGCTATTCTATGAATACTTCCATGGCGATAATGGGCGTGGCTTAGGCGCCAGTCATCAAACCGGCTGGACGGCATTGGTCGCTTCTCTGCTGCGGGAACAGGCCAGCGATTCCGTCGTTTAG
- a CDS encoding cellulase family glycosylhydrolase: MRTSALWASRWFVLAWSLAVLIPCPASELEWIVISEDGLGFEGLESGTSFSPWGFNYDHDRDGRLLEDYWQQDWPLVESAFREMKALGANTVRIHLQFGKFMEGPNTARTQALEQLERVVMLAEETELYIDLTGLGCYHKQDVPAWYDPLSEPQRWKAQAVFWEAVAKACASSSAIFCYDLMNEPVVAGGDKPREDWLGPAFGGKHFVQYVAIDRQARERSAVAKEWIDLLVAAIRKHDARHLITVGLVPWSLDRPGMTSGFAPAAVTQSLDFIAVHLYPEAGKLEEALETLQGFADVGKPVVIEELFPLKCSAAELGEFIDRSRGPATGWIGFYWGTSLEELRSAKTLPAAMTLAWLELFQAKRAAILGEE, encoded by the coding sequence ATGCGAACATCCGCGTTGTGGGCATCCCGGTGGTTCGTGCTGGCCTGGAGCTTGGCCGTGCTTATCCCTTGCCCTGCCAGCGAGTTGGAGTGGATCGTCATATCCGAGGATGGACTCGGTTTCGAAGGTTTGGAGTCTGGCACATCGTTTTCTCCCTGGGGGTTCAATTACGACCATGACCGCGATGGCCGCTTGCTGGAGGACTATTGGCAGCAAGACTGGCCGCTCGTCGAATCGGCTTTCCGGGAGATGAAAGCGCTGGGGGCCAATACCGTTCGCATCCATTTGCAATTCGGAAAGTTCATGGAGGGCCCCAATACTGCTCGCACTCAGGCGCTCGAACAGTTGGAAAGAGTCGTCATGCTGGCGGAAGAAACCGAGTTGTATATCGATCTGACTGGACTGGGGTGCTATCACAAGCAGGATGTCCCGGCCTGGTACGATCCGTTGAGTGAACCCCAGCGTTGGAAGGCTCAAGCCGTGTTCTGGGAGGCCGTTGCGAAGGCTTGCGCATCAAGCTCTGCGATATTTTGTTACGACCTGATGAACGAGCCTGTGGTGGCTGGAGGGGATAAGCCCCGCGAAGATTGGCTAGGACCAGCCTTTGGCGGCAAACACTTTGTACAATATGTCGCAATTGATCGCCAAGCACGCGAACGCTCCGCAGTAGCAAAGGAGTGGATCGATTTGCTGGTTGCGGCAATTCGCAAGCATGACGCGCGACATTTGATTACTGTTGGACTCGTTCCCTGGAGTCTCGACCGTCCCGGCATGACCTCGGGATTTGCCCCTGCGGCGGTGACGCAATCGCTCGATTTCATTGCTGTTCATCTCTATCCAGAGGCCGGCAAGTTGGAAGAGGCTTTAGAGACCTTGCAAGGTTTTGCCGATGTTGGCAAACCTGTGGTCATCGAAGAACTCTTTCCACTCAAGTGTAGTGCGGCGGAGTTGGGGGAGTTCATCGATCGGTCACGCGGGCCGGCAACTGGTTGGATCGGCTTCTACTGGGGGACGTCCCTAGAAGAATTGCGTTCGGCCAAGACGCTGCCTGCAGCGATGACGCTAGCCTGGCTCGAGTTGTTTCAGGCAAAACGTGCAGCAATCCTGGGGGAGGAGTAG
- a CDS encoding Gfo/Idh/MocA family protein — protein sequence MKRRSFLHRSSSLVAAGIVTGAKLSAQESQAKRRVAIIGHTGRGDFGHGLDTVWLKIPEAEIVGVADGNEAGLAKELVKLGVQCGYTDYGKMLTETRPEFVSICPRHADQHQEMALAALEAGARGLYIEKPFCRTPAEADSLLAACQQHHAKIAVAHRNRYHPTLKQIDHLIASGQLGKLLEIRGRGKGDRRGGGEDLWVLGGHVINLMEYFAGAPKSCSAIMLQDGRRITSVDVKPGAEGLGPLAANEVHARFETAKGIVCYYDSIANDGTNGTGYCMQLIGSQGVVTLHIDQNPVAHFTPGNPFLHSSEARTWLPITTAGLDVPEDNQGLVSQVYNHVLGVQDLIESCDTDRQPLCDARAGAVAVEAICGVFESHCQGGATVDFPLRERRNPLSLL from the coding sequence ATGAAACGTCGTTCCTTTCTCCATAGGTCATCTTCGTTGGTCGCGGCAGGCATCGTGACGGGAGCTAAGCTCTCCGCCCAGGAATCCCAGGCAAAGCGACGGGTGGCGATTATCGGTCACACCGGGCGTGGAGATTTTGGGCACGGCCTGGACACGGTGTGGTTGAAAATTCCTGAAGCTGAAATCGTTGGAGTTGCCGACGGCAATGAGGCCGGCTTGGCAAAAGAGCTTGTGAAGCTGGGAGTTCAATGCGGTTACACCGACTACGGCAAAATGTTGACAGAGACTCGCCCTGAGTTTGTTTCCATTTGCCCTCGTCATGCTGACCAACATCAGGAAATGGCGTTGGCCGCTTTGGAAGCTGGCGCACGGGGGCTGTACATCGAAAAGCCCTTCTGTCGCACGCCGGCGGAAGCGGATTCCCTGCTGGCTGCCTGCCAGCAGCATCACGCCAAAATTGCCGTGGCGCATCGCAATCGCTACCATCCGACCTTGAAGCAGATCGACCACCTGATTGCTTCCGGTCAATTGGGAAAGCTGCTCGAGATTCGTGGCCGCGGGAAAGGCGATCGACGTGGCGGTGGTGAGGATCTTTGGGTCCTCGGCGGGCACGTTATCAATCTCATGGAATATTTTGCCGGAGCTCCTAAGTCATGCTCGGCAATCATGCTCCAGGATGGGCGACGCATTACATCGGTGGATGTCAAACCTGGTGCTGAGGGATTGGGGCCATTGGCGGCGAACGAAGTTCACGCTAGGTTCGAAACGGCCAAGGGAATTGTCTGCTACTACGATTCGATCGCCAACGATGGTACCAACGGAACCGGTTACTGCATGCAGCTCATTGGCAGCCAGGGAGTCGTGACCCTACACATCGATCAAAATCCTGTAGCGCATTTCACACCTGGCAATCCATTTCTGCATTCAAGCGAGGCCCGGACTTGGTTGCCAATCACCACGGCGGGACTCGACGTGCCAGAAGACAACCAAGGTCTCGTTTCGCAGGTGTACAACCATGTGCTTGGCGTGCAAGATCTTATCGAATCATGCGATACGGATCGCCAACCTTTGTGCGACGCGCGCGCTGGAGCGGTTGCCGTTGAAGCCATCTGCGGTGTCTTTGAGTCGCACTGCCAAGGAGGTGCGACGGTTGATTTTCCACTTCGCGAACGACGGAATCCACTCTCTCTTCTATAG
- a CDS encoding ABC transporter permease encodes MLWLRTLNLGIKSLWLHPLRSLLTVLGIFIGVASVIWLLAISEGISLEARRQIESLGADTIMIRSVKPSAEKLSTNSGVTPYGLTREEYDMLLATVPTIKSAIPIREIRRQFQYRDRMIEGRLVGCTPEYAEVTRLEVAQGHFISDAENFLRETNCVLASRVADRLFPYEDPLGKRVYIPEHKDYYNVVGVLKHRNASAAVGGSLDSQDFSNDIYIPIKTLQQRIGDTVVRRSGGSFEGEMLELNQITVRVGSTSEVESTAEVIKDALKSHDNLEDVVIAVPLELLKQAETTRLMFMVLMGLVAAISLMVGGIGIMNIMLATVTERTREIGIRRALGAKQKDIVSQFLVEAAVLSVVGGITGILAGLFCKPAIIFARWLFARNYPDTMAILPEIVRTVTPEIVPASIPIAFGISLVVGVVFGLFPAIRAAQMNPIEALRHE; translated from the coding sequence ATGCTTTGGTTACGCACCCTAAATTTAGGTATCAAGAGTCTTTGGCTTCACCCACTGCGTTCCTTGCTGACGGTCTTAGGGATCTTCATCGGAGTGGCCAGCGTTATTTGGCTGCTGGCAATCAGTGAAGGGATTAGCCTGGAAGCTAGGCGGCAAATCGAGAGTCTGGGCGCAGACACGATCATGATCCGCTCGGTCAAGCCCTCGGCAGAAAAGCTGAGTACCAATTCTGGCGTCACGCCCTACGGGCTGACCCGCGAAGAATACGACATGCTGCTGGCCACGGTACCGACGATTAAAAGCGCCATTCCCATTCGCGAGATTCGCCGACAGTTCCAATACCGCGACCGCATGATCGAGGGACGCTTAGTTGGCTGCACTCCAGAATACGCGGAAGTCACTCGGTTGGAAGTTGCTCAAGGGCACTTCATCTCGGATGCGGAAAACTTCCTGCGTGAAACCAATTGCGTACTCGCCTCACGAGTCGCAGATCGACTGTTCCCCTACGAGGATCCACTTGGAAAACGCGTCTACATTCCAGAGCACAAAGACTACTACAATGTCGTAGGCGTCCTAAAACACCGCAATGCATCGGCCGCTGTCGGTGGATCGTTGGATTCGCAGGACTTCTCCAATGACATCTACATTCCGATCAAGACGCTGCAACAGCGCATCGGAGATACCGTCGTACGACGAAGCGGCGGGTCGTTCGAAGGCGAAATGCTGGAGTTGAATCAAATTACCGTTCGCGTCGGTAGCACGTCCGAAGTCGAGAGCACTGCCGAAGTAATCAAGGATGCACTCAAAAGTCACGACAATTTGGAAGACGTTGTGATCGCAGTCCCACTGGAACTGCTGAAACAGGCCGAGACCACTCGCCTCATGTTCATGGTCCTGATGGGACTGGTCGCAGCCATTTCGTTGATGGTAGGCGGTATTGGGATTATGAATATCATGCTGGCGACCGTAACGGAACGGACGCGCGAGATTGGAATTCGCCGCGCCCTGGGAGCCAAGCAGAAGGATATCGTCAGCCAGTTTCTGGTCGAGGCTGCAGTGCTGAGCGTCGTTGGTGGGATCACTGGCATTTTGGCCGGTCTATTCTGCAAACCAGCTATCATCTTTGCTCGCTGGCTGTTTGCCCGCAACTACCCTGACACAATGGCGATTTTGCCAGAGATCGTCAGGACGGTAACGCCCGAAATTGTCCCTGCTTCGATCCCTATCGCCTTTGGAATTTCTCTGGTGGTGGGAGTTGTCTTCGGGTTGTTCCCTGCAATTCGTGCAGCACAAATGAATCCTATCGAAGCGCTTCGACACGAGTAG
- a CDS encoding ABC transporter ATP-binding protein, translating into MNACSIRDLTKEYVLKSETVRALRGVSFDVPEGDYVAIMGPSGSGKSTLLNLLGCLDLPSSGELLLGTDNVATMTDDQLAEIRSRRIGFVFQSYNLIQQLTVVENIQVPLYYQGKLGPKERKRCIDLAQRVGLEDRLGHRPMQLSGGQQQRVAIARSLVNDPYFILADEATGNLDSKTTAEILALFDQLNSEGRTIIMVTHEDEVAERAKRIVRLRDGLLQSDEQNSMESRKEAAARGLELIPPEARGSLNDSLEVKA; encoded by the coding sequence ATGAATGCTTGTTCAATCCGCGACTTGACCAAAGAGTATGTTCTCAAGAGTGAGACGGTCCGCGCATTGCGGGGTGTCTCCTTTGATGTGCCCGAAGGGGACTACGTGGCCATCATGGGGCCCTCGGGTTCCGGGAAAAGCACGCTGCTCAATCTGCTCGGTTGCCTCGACCTGCCCAGCTCGGGAGAGCTGTTGCTAGGGACCGACAATGTGGCCACCATGACTGACGATCAGCTCGCAGAAATCCGCTCGCGTCGCATCGGGTTTGTGTTTCAATCGTACAATTTGATCCAGCAATTGACCGTTGTGGAGAACATTCAAGTTCCCCTCTACTACCAAGGCAAGCTGGGGCCTAAGGAACGCAAACGCTGTATTGATCTGGCGCAACGCGTCGGTCTCGAGGATCGCTTAGGACACCGCCCCATGCAGCTTTCCGGCGGTCAACAGCAGCGCGTGGCAATTGCGCGCAGCTTGGTCAACGATCCGTATTTCATCCTAGCCGACGAAGCGACAGGCAACTTGGACTCCAAAACGACGGCTGAGATCCTCGCGCTGTTTGATCAACTCAACAGTGAAGGTCGAACGATCATTATGGTGACTCACGAAGATGAAGTAGCGGAACGGGCAAAACGCATCGTGCGTTTGAGGGATGGTTTGTTGCAGTCGGATGAGCAGAACTCCATGGAGTCGCGCAAGGAGGCTGCAGCCAGAGGATTAGAGTTAATTCCTCCTGAAGCGCGTGGTTCGTTGAACGACTCTCTCGAAGTGAAGGCCTGA
- a CDS encoding efflux RND transporter periplasmic adaptor subunit, with product MTLQSRLSRPATRSKRKSSRSGNALLIALVILGMIAGGGYAWWHFGMQPGKGAGDDILTTFVTSGPFDHIVLEQGEVESSSNIDVICEVKARGTSGTPILWVIDEGTYVKTGDKLVELDSSALENELKTQRIAVSSAEALVISSEATVRTAEIALQEYIRGTYLQERKAILSETAVAQQELRKAELSLASAQRMGAKGMVKGLQIESEEFSVLNARNVLEASEAKLMVLDELTMEKNKVQFESDIEAAKANLRSDYNVLSEEQDKLKELEEQMALCVILSPAEGVVVHNNSFSSRGGSEFVVEEGASVRERQTIIKLPDPSKMQVKAKINESRITLVAEGMAAKVKVSAVPNEMLARVKRVNKYAEPGSWFSSSVKEYATYIEILNPPEGIRTGMTAEVRIFVEQLPSALQIPVHGIYEYKGHHFCLAREGKGWKTVEIQIGATNDKMVTIADGLEEGAEIALNPRQFLDLLELPDVEEITDRDKLLEIGANAAEPTAPGAEDAAGEGRAPGGGGGGAPDPSAIADRIFSAGDTDGDGKIAGTEVEALDARTKDRFAEYDADGNGELTKAEVTEAMKKRMKAGGGGGPGGGGGPGGGQGGGGGPRGGGPGGGGPRGG from the coding sequence ATGACTTTGCAGTCTCGCCTATCTCGCCCCGCAACCCGCTCAAAACGCAAGTCATCGCGTTCAGGCAATGCTCTGCTTATCGCCCTAGTAATCCTTGGCATGATCGCGGGAGGTGGTTACGCCTGGTGGCATTTCGGCATGCAGCCCGGGAAGGGTGCTGGCGACGATATTCTGACTACTTTCGTTACATCGGGCCCTTTCGACCATATTGTCTTGGAGCAGGGCGAGGTTGAGAGTAGTAGCAATATCGATGTGATTTGCGAAGTGAAAGCACGAGGCACCAGCGGCACACCTATCCTCTGGGTCATCGACGAAGGGACGTACGTGAAGACGGGGGACAAGCTGGTAGAGCTTGATTCTTCCGCACTGGAGAACGAACTGAAAACTCAGCGGATCGCTGTTTCGAGTGCTGAGGCGCTGGTGATCAGCTCCGAAGCGACGGTCCGTACAGCGGAAATCGCGTTGCAAGAGTACATCCGCGGAACCTACCTGCAGGAACGCAAGGCCATCCTCAGTGAGACGGCCGTTGCACAACAGGAATTGCGAAAAGCAGAGCTAAGCCTGGCCAGCGCCCAGCGGATGGGAGCCAAGGGCATGGTGAAGGGGCTGCAGATCGAATCGGAAGAGTTTTCCGTGCTCAACGCTCGAAACGTACTGGAAGCTTCCGAAGCCAAGCTAATGGTTTTGGACGAGCTGACCATGGAGAAGAATAAAGTTCAGTTCGAAAGTGACATCGAAGCAGCGAAGGCCAACCTGCGGTCCGACTACAACGTTTTGTCAGAAGAGCAAGACAAGCTGAAGGAGCTGGAAGAGCAAATGGCGCTGTGTGTGATTCTCTCGCCCGCCGAAGGGGTCGTCGTCCACAACAACTCCTTCAGCAGTCGCGGGGGCTCCGAGTTTGTTGTCGAAGAGGGAGCTTCGGTTCGGGAACGCCAAACCATCATCAAACTTCCCGATCCGTCCAAGATGCAGGTGAAGGCAAAGATCAATGAATCACGCATCACGCTAGTTGCCGAGGGGATGGCAGCGAAGGTGAAAGTGAGTGCCGTTCCCAACGAAATGCTGGCACGAGTCAAACGCGTCAACAAGTATGCGGAGCCCGGTAGCTGGTTTTCTTCTTCGGTGAAGGAGTATGCCACTTACATTGAGATCCTCAATCCACCGGAAGGAATCCGAACCGGTATGACCGCCGAAGTGCGGATTTTCGTCGAACAATTGCCTTCAGCGCTGCAGATTCCCGTGCATGGTATCTACGAGTACAAGGGGCATCACTTCTGCCTCGCTCGTGAAGGCAAGGGTTGGAAGACCGTGGAGATCCAAATTGGTGCAACGAATGACAAGATGGTCACGATCGCCGATGGTCTCGAGGAGGGTGCTGAGATTGCTCTCAATCCCCGTCAATTCCTCGATCTGCTGGAGCTGCCCGATGTTGAGGAAATCACCGACCGCGATAAGTTGCTAGAGATTGGGGCTAATGCCGCTGAGCCGACTGCACCAGGTGCAGAGGATGCAGCTGGAGAAGGTCGCGCACCAGGCGGAGGCGGTGGCGGAGCGCCCGATCCCTCAGCCATCGCTGACCGAATTTTCTCAGCGGGTGATACCGATGGTGATGGCAAAATTGCCGGTACCGAAGTCGAGGCATTGGACGCTCGCACGAAGGATCGTTTTGCCGAGTATGATGCCGACGGCAACGGAGAGCTTACCAAGGCCGAAGTTACCGAGGCCATGAAGAAACGAATGAAAGCCGGTGGTGGTGGCGGACCAGGTGGTGGCGGTGGACCAGGTGGCGGGCAAGGCGGTGGCGGTGGGCCTCGCGGTGGCGGCCCTGGTGGTGGCGGCCCTCGTGGAGGTTAA